From one Bacteroidetes bacterium SB0662_bin_6 genomic stretch:
- the mce gene encoding methylmalonyl-CoA epimerase produces MRTRQANRHAVLPDQAAITMPRLDHVGIATTDTDRILEVLRDLLDESSYLSETLERDGIHVSFVSGGTAQLELLEALDETSPVARFLRKRGSGLHHLAFEVEDIDDTYRRAREAGYEPIDPAPRPGAGGKTIFFLHPRQTSNVLIEFCSRAEPCLAPVKGALPEGIQRVSLASGSPTQTPCLYVMASSSPSPDPHRLARRLTPERACMVAHIEPGASPDITALIDMLGAPSVHLLVQDLSAKTILHTAETDSRIHAVILTDPGPNEFETLRKIRDIPKHLLVITPDSEADLRAASVLRARHAAIAIAAVADPGLRIALIEQHLATQSDPAQS; encoded by the coding sequence ATGCGCACAAGGCAGGCAAACAGACACGCTGTCCTTCCGGACCAGGCCGCAATCACCATGCCCCGACTCGACCATGTCGGTATAGCGACGACAGATACGGATCGCATACTCGAAGTGCTCCGCGATCTGCTGGACGAATCATCCTACTTGTCCGAAACGCTCGAAAGGGATGGGATACATGTCTCTTTCGTGTCAGGCGGAACCGCACAACTCGAACTGCTTGAAGCGCTCGACGAAACCTCGCCTGTCGCTCGATTCCTTCGCAAGCGGGGAAGCGGTCTCCATCACCTCGCTTTTGAAGTCGAAGATATCGACGATACGTACCGGCGCGCCCGTGAAGCAGGCTACGAACCAATCGACCCGGCGCCGCGCCCCGGTGCAGGCGGCAAAACAATTTTCTTTTTACACCCCAGGCAGACATCGAATGTCCTGATCGAGTTTTGCAGCCGTGCCGAACCCTGCCTGGCCCCTGTAAAAGGTGCTCTGCCGGAAGGGATCCAGCGTGTTTCTCTTGCATCAGGATCTCCGACGCAAACGCCCTGCCTGTACGTCATGGCCTCGTCTTCGCCTTCCCCGGACCCGCATCGACTTGCCCGGCGGTTGACGCCGGAAAGAGCTTGTATGGTCGCGCACATCGAACCCGGCGCGTCCCCGGATATTACTGCGCTGATCGATATGCTCGGCGCACCATCCGTTCATCTGCTTGTACAGGACCTGTCCGCAAAAACGATTCTACACACAGCCGAAACCGATTCCCGCATTCATGCGGTCATATTGACGGATCCGGGCCCGAACGAATTCGAGACCCTGCGGAAGATCCGGGATATCCCCAAGCACCTGCTCGTCATAACCCCGGACAGCGAAGCAGATCTCCGTGCAGCATCCGTCCTGCGCGCCCGGCATGCCGCCATCGCGATCGCCGCTGTTGCCGATCCTGGTCTGCGCATAGCCCTTATCGAGCAGCATTTGGCCACGCAATCCGATCCGGCGCAGTCATGA